Within Streptomyces sp. NBC_00704, the genomic segment ACAGCTTCATAGGCAACTTCACGCCGGAGGACGGTTCCACCGTCGGCGTGGGCATGCCCGTGTCGATCAACTTCAACAAGGCGATCACGAACAAGGCGGCCGTCCAGAAGGGCGTCACCGTCACCTCCACCAGTGGTCAGGAGGTCGTCTGCCACTGGTTCTCCACCCAGCGCATGGACTGCCGTCCGCAGGACTACTGGAAGGAGAACTCCACCGTCACGCTGAAGCTCGCGCTCGACGGTGTGGAGGGCGCCAAGGGCGTCTTCGGCGTCCAGCAGAAGACGGTCACCTTCAAGATCGGCCGCAACCAGGTCTCCTACGTCGACGCGAAGACCAAGCAGATGAAGGTCACGCACAACGGCGCGGTCGTCAAGACCATCCCGATCTCCGCCGGCTCGCCCGACAACAAGACGTACGAAGGCCAGATGGTCATGTCGGAGAAGTTCAAGGAGACGCGCATGAACGGCGCGACCGTGGGCTTCACCGACGACGACGGCAAGGGCGAGTACGACATCAAGGACGTCCCGCACGCCATCCGCCTCACCAACTCCGGCACCTTCGTGCACGGCAACTACTGGGGCGCGAAGTCCATCTTCGGCTCGGTGAACACCAGCCACGGCTGCGTCGGCCTGTCCGACACCAAGGGCGCCGACGACAAGGGCACGGCCGGCTACTGGTTCTTCACCAACTCGATCGTCGGCGACGTCGTGGTGGTCAAGAACACCGGCGACAAGACCGTGGCCCCGGACAACGGCCTCAACGGCTGGAACATGGACTGGGCCCAGTGGAAGGCCGGTTCGGCCGTCTGACGGACCGTCGCCACCCCCGCACACAGCTCTCCGGCGCCGCCCCCCCAGGGGCGGCGCCGTCGTTTTCCGGGCACGGCCGCTTCCCCCGCGGCGCCCGTCTCGCGTTCCCGCGTTCTCATCGGCCTCTTATCCCGGCCTTATTCAGTCATCACGCGCCGTACCTAGCGTGCGGCCATGTTCTTCACCTACCTGAGGCGCGAACTGCGCCGCCGCAGAAGAGCGGCCCTCGTCGTCGCCTCCGGTCTCGCGCTCGGCATCGCCCTGGTCGTCGTGGTCTCCTCCGTCTCGTCCGGCATGGGGAAGGCTCAGGACACCGTCCTGGAGTCCCTGTACGGCCTCGGCACCGACATGACCGTCACCAAGGCCGCCTCGCCCACCGCGAACGCCTCCGACCGTCCGCGGTTCCGGTTCGACGCCCAGGACGACGACTCCGGCGCGCGGCAGAGCACCGACCGCGTCATGGTGCAGGGCTTCCAGACCCTGCCGGCGGCGACCGTCGCCCAGGTCGGCAAGCAGAGCGGGGTCTCCGGCGCGGTCGGCGGGCTCAGCCTGCGGGTCGTCAAGATCGACGGCCAGTTCACCCGCGGTCAGTTCCAGCAGAACGGCGGCACCACGGGCGGCGGCCAGGGGTCCCGCGGCGGCGGCCGGGCGAGCGGCGACCCGCAGGGCGAAGTGCAGGGCGGCGGCGCGGACTTCGACGTCGACAGCTACTCCGTCTACGGCGCCGACGTCACCGAGCCCCGGCTCGGCCCGCTGACCTCCTCCACGATCACCGCGGGACGCACCTTCAAGTCCACCGAGACCGACGCCACGGTCGCCGTCGTGGACTCCGCCTACGCCAGGACGAAGTCGCTCAAGGTCGGCTCCACGCTCACCGTCAACGGCGTCAAGCTCTCGGTGATCGGCATCGCCACGGCCGACAGCGGCGACGCCGCCGCCGACGTCTACATCCCGCTGACCCGGGCCCAGACCCTCGCCGACGCGAAGAACAAGGTCACCACGATCTACGTCGAGGCGTCCGACTCGACGAAGATCGACAGCGTCAAGGCGACCGTCCAGAAGAACGTGCCGGGGACGACGGTCACGACCTCCGCCGACCTCGCGGACACCGTCTCCGGCTCCCTCAGCACGGCCTCCTCGCTCGCCGCCACCGTCGGCCGGTGGCTGTCCGTCGCGGTGCTGATCGCCGCCTTCCTCGTCGCAGGCCTGCTCACCTCCTCGGCCGTCTCCCGGCGCGTCCGCGAGTTCGGCACGCTCAAGGCCCTCGGCTGGAAGTCCGGCCGCGTCATCCGCCAGGTGGCCGGCGAGGCCATGGTCAACGGACTGCTCGGCGGAGCCCTCGGCATCGCCCTCGGCCTGGCGGGCGCGTACACCGTGACCGCGATCAGCCCCACGCTCCAGGCCCGGCTCGGCGGCGGTCAGGACGGCCCCGGCGCGGGCGGCGGCTTCGGCGCCGGCCGCCAAGCGGCCGCCAGGACCCTCGACGTCGCCCTGACCGCGCCGGTGAGCGCCACCACCGTCGCCGTCGCGGTGGTCCTCGCCGTGGGCGGCGGCCTCGTCGCGGGGGCCTTCGGCGGCTGGCGGGCGTCGAGGCTGCGCCCCGCGGACGCGCTGCGCCGCGTCGAGTAGCCCTCCCACTCCACCGAACCCAGACCCAGGAGCGCTCCCCATGTACGAACTCAGAGGCGTCACCAAGCGCTACACCCGCGGCAAGGACACCGTCCACGCCCTCGACGCCGTCGACCTGACCGTCCCGGACGGCGACCGCCTCGTCATCCAGGGCCCCACCGGCGGCGGCAAGTCCACCCTGCTCCAGATGATCGGCGCCCTCGACCGGCCCACCGAGGGCGAGATCGTCCTCGACGGCGTCGACCTGGCCAAGCTCTCCGAGGCGAAGCTGACCAAGGTGCGCAGCGAGAACATCGGCTTCGTCTTCCAGTCCTTCAACCTCATCCCCACCCTCACCGCGCAGGAGAACGTCGAGACGGCGCTCGTCCCGCTCGGCGTCAGGGCCCGGGAACGGCGCGAGCGGGCCGCCGGGGCGCTGGTCTCCGTCGGCCTCGGCGAACGCCTGCGCCACCTGCCGTCCGAGATGTCCGGCGGCCAGCAGCAGCGCGTCGCGATCGCCCGCGCGCTGGTCAAGCAGCCGAAGGTGCTGCTCGCCGACGAGCCCACCGGCAACCTCGACGAGAGCATGCGCGACGAGATCATGGACGTGCTGCACCGCATGTGGGAGGAGCACGGGCTGACCTTCGTCATGGTCACCCACGACTCCGCGATCGCGAGGAAGGCCCCCCGGGTCGCGACCATCCGCAAGGGCAGGATCACGGTCAAGGAGAACGCCCCGTCCGCCTGACCGGCCACCGCCGCCCGGACCGCCGCCGCCCCGGCCGCCGCCTCCCGGCCGCCCCCGCCCGTTCACTGAGACGTGAGGGAACGCCCGCCGGAAGAGCAGCCTCCGGCGGGCCGTTCCTGCCCGAGCACCGGGCTGCCGCACGCTCTCAGGCGGACGGCGCCCGCGACCCCGCCCGGGTGGCGTCGGCGCCCCAGCTCGCCAGCAGCCGCAGCGCCTCCGCCGACGCCGACCCCGGCTCCGCGTGATAGGTCACCAGCACCTGCTCACTGCCGTCCGACAGCCTGAACCCCTCGAAGTTCAGGGAGAGATCGCCCACCAGCGGATGCGTCATGCGCTTCACGCCGTGATTCTTCTCCTTGACGTCGTGCGTCGCCCACAGCCGCCGGAAGTCCTCGCTCTTCACCGACAACTCGCCCACCAGCGCGGACAGTCGCGGATCGTCCGGATGGCAGCCCGCCTCCATGCGCAGGACGCACACGATGTCGATCGCCTTCTGCTCCCAGTCCACGAACAGGTCGTGGTAGTCCGGGCGCAGAAACGTCAGCCGCGCCCAGTTGCGCTCCGCCACCGGCAGCTCGCCCCAGTCGCCGAAGAGCGCCGCCGCCATCCGGTTCCACGCGAGGATCTCCGAACGCCGCCCGATGACGTACGCCGGCACCGCGTCCATCGCGTCCAGCAACTGCTGCAACGCCGGCCGCGCCTGCGGGGACCGCGCCGTCTGCTTCTTCTTCTGCTTCGGCTTCGCGAGGTGCGTGAGATGGGCGTGCTCGGCGTCCGTCAGCCGCAGGGCGCGCGCGATGGCGTCCAGCACCTCCGACGACACGTTGCGCCCGTTGCCCTGCTCCAGGCGCGTGTAGTACGCCACCGAGACCCCGGCCAGCTGCGCCAGCTCCTCCCGCCGCAGCCCCGGCACCCTGCGGTGCCGGCCGAAGTCGGGCAGCCCCACGTCCTCCGGCTTGAGCCGGGCCCGCCGGGTGCGAAGGAACTCGCTCAGTTCGGCACGCCGGTCCAGCGAGGCGCCGGAGGCGGGTTCGGGGCGTTCGTCCATGTCGTCCAGTATTCACGGTCGTACGCACAGCATCCTGACCCCGCCAGTAGTAGGCACAGCGGACATACGCAAAGGCGTGACCTGGGTGAATGCCGGGAGACGGGGCAGGCTGGCTGCCGTGCCCGGTTCGGAAGGCAGGCCGGACACGAAGCAACCCCCGCTAGGAGACCCCCGGCATGACCACCACCGTCGCCGCGTACGCCGCTCCCACCGCCAAGGCTCCCCTGGAGCGCACGACCATCGAACGCCGTTCAGTCCGCGAGTTCGACGTCCTGATCGACATCGAGTTCGCCGGCATCTGCCACTCCGACATCCACCAGGCCAGGGAGGGCTGGGGCGAGGCGATCTTCCCGATGGTGCCCGGCCACGAGATCGCGGGCGTCGTCTCCGAGGTCGGCCCGGGCGTCACCGGGTTCGCCGTCGGCGACCGGGTCGGCGTCGGCTGCCTCGTCGACTCCTGCCGCGAGTGCGACAGCTGCAAGGCCGGTCAGGAGCAGTACTGCACCGCGGGCAGCGTCGCCACCTACAACGCCGTCGGCAAGGACGGCGAGCCCACCTACGGCGGCTACGCCCAGAAGATCGTCGTCGACGAGAACTTCGTGGTCCGCATCCCCGACGGCCTCGCCCTCGACGTCGCCGCCCCGCTGCTGTGCGCCGGCATCACCACGTACTCCCCGCTCAAGCGGTGGAACGCCGGCCCCGGCAAGAAGGTCGCCGTCCTCGGCATGGGCGGCCTCGGCCACATGGCGGTCAAGATCGCCCACGCGCTCGGCGCCGAGGTGACCGTCCTGTCCCAGTCGCTGCGCAAGAAGGACGACGGCCTGAAGCTGGGCGCCGACCACTACTACGCCACCAGCGACGAGAAGACCTTCCAGGAGCTGAGCGGCTCCTTCGACCTCATCCTCTCGACGGTCTCGGCCCCGCTCGACTTCAACGCCTACCTGTCGCTGCTGAAGGCCGAGGGCGCGCTGGTGAACGTGGGCGCCCCCGAGGAGCCGATCACCCTCAGCCTCTTCTCGGTAATCGGCGGCGGCAAAACCCTCGCCGGCTCCATGATCGGCGGCATCGCGGAGACCCAGGAGATGCTGGACTTCTGCGCCGAGCACGGCCTGGGCGCCGAGATCGAGCTGATAGGCGCCCACGAGATCAACGACGCCTACGAGCGCGTGGTCGCCAGCGACGTCCGCTACCGGTTCGTGATCGACGCGTCGACGATCTGACGCTCCGCTGGTTCGAGGGCTCGTTGGTTGGGGGCCTGTCGGTCTGTGGCCCGGCGGTCCGAGGCCTGGCGGTGCACCGTTGCCGGGGCGACGAGACCGACGGCCGCAGGCGGGTCCGCGTCCGCGTCCAGGCGCGTGGGCGGGGGCGCGGGCCGGTCGTCCCGGCCAGGGAACCGACAGGGCTCCCGGAGCACGCCTCCGGGGGCCCTGCGCCGTCCGCCCACGGCGGTTGGGGCGCGGGCGACGGCACGGGCGGACGCCGTTGCGCGGGGCCGGGGCTGGGACTGACGCCGGGCGCGGGCCCGGCAGTTGGGGCGGACGCCGGGGCCGGAGGCCGGGGCCGGAGGCCTGGCCGGACGCCGTGGGCGGCGCGGGGGCGGTTCGGGCGGAGGGCGGTGGGCGGGTCAGCGGGGCCGGGGGTCGTGCGCGGGTCAGCGGAACCGGAGGCCGTGGGCGGGTCAGTGGGGGACGGGGAAGGACTCCCCGTGGCCGTAGGACCGTACGACGACCCCGCCGCCCGGAGCCGGGCGCAGGGAGTGGGCCCGGCCGAGCCCCGCCACCCGCGCGCGCCCGTCCGCGACCTCGACCAGGGTGTTCTCGTCGACGGCCACCGCGTGCGCGAGCCGCCCGCCGGCCACGAGGGCGGCCGGCCGGCCCGACGTGCCCCACTGCGCGGCGTGCACGTCCACCCCGAACGGCACCAGCCCCAGCCCGGCCCGTGCCTCGACCTCCTCCAGATCCTCGGCGGCGTCCGGCGGGCACACGGGGACCCCGTCCACCAGCCACCCCCCGACCACCGCGTCCCGCGCCGCGATCACGGCCCCGGCCGAGAACCCGGCGTACGGCAGGCCCAGCGAGGCGAGCGCCCGGCCCGCGCCCCCGGCGAACGCCTCCTGATAGGCGGGCGTCAGCCCGCCGCACATGAACACCCCGTCCACGGCCTCGGGCAGCGCTGCGGCGTCGAACGGCCGCCCGACCGGCAGCAGCAGCGGCACGGGCGCGCACGCCCCCGCCCGGCGCAGCGCGCCGTCGTACCGGCCGAACTCCGCGGCCCCGTCGCCCTCGTCGACGAGTACGCACAGGACGCGTGGAACGGCCCCCGCACCGCCGCCCGAACGCCCCGCCGCCGCCCGGAGGAACGGCCCGTGGACGACGTCCGCCACGGACTCGTCCCAGCCGCCGCCGACCAGGAACACGGGCGCGGGGCCCCCGGCGCTCGCTCCGCCGCTCATGCGCGCAGTCCCTTCAGTCCGTCGTAGGCGGCCATCAGCATCTCCATGCCCCGGGTGTCCGCCGCGGGTTCACGCATCTGGTTGGTCACGTACGCCACCGCCACACGCGACTCGGGCTCGATCATGACCGTCGAGCCGCCCCAGCCGCCCCACCCGTAGGTGCCGCCGAAGCGGCCGTAGCCGAGGCCCCAGCTGACCGGCATGCCGAGACGGCGGTCCTGGCCGGCGAACTGCTCCGCCCAGGCGCGCTCGCACCCGGCGCGGGACAGCAGCCGCACCCCGCCCACCGAGCCGCCGCAGGCGGGCACCGACTGGACCAGGGCGACCGAGCGGGCGTTGCCGAAGCCGCTCGCGGCGGGGATCTGCGCCCGCCGCCAGGCCGCACTGTTGCCGTCCCGCACCCGCAGAGCGGTGGGGGCGGGGGCGGCGGACGAGGCGGGGGAGGTGGATGGGGCCGGTGTGTCGGCGTGCGCCCCGGCCTCGGAGGCCGGAGCCGAAGTGGCGGCCGCGCCCGCGGTGTAGTCCTCGTCCCGGGAGGGCGGCGGGACCGCCGGGGCCACCCGGGGGTCGTCGCGCTCCGGCAGCCCCATGTGGAAGTCCGCGCCCAGCGGGCCCGCGATCTCGTCGGCGAAGAACTCGCCCGGCATCCGGCCCGTGATCCGCCGGACGACCTCGCCGACCAGGAACCCCTGGGTGAGCGAGTGGTACCCGGCCGCGCTGCCCGGCTCCCACTGCGGCGCCTGCGCGGCCAGCCGCGCCGTGGCCGTCGGC encodes:
- a CDS encoding ABC transporter ATP-binding protein, whose amino-acid sequence is MYELRGVTKRYTRGKDTVHALDAVDLTVPDGDRLVIQGPTGGGKSTLLQMIGALDRPTEGEIVLDGVDLAKLSEAKLTKVRSENIGFVFQSFNLIPTLTAQENVETALVPLGVRARERRERAAGALVSVGLGERLRHLPSEMSGGQQQRVAIARALVKQPKVLLADEPTGNLDESMRDEIMDVLHRMWEEHGLTFVMVTHDSAIARKAPRVATIRKGRITVKENAPSA
- a CDS encoding serine hydrolase domain-containing protein; translated protein: MADIQGSYDDLFAAVPAALAVALDEGDAGGSVAVFVDGEPVVDVWGGFADAGRTVPWRRDTLVNVWSVTKTMTALCALVLADRGELDVDAPVARYWPEFAAAGKEGVLVRHVLSHTAGLPDWVWPVAELYDWPTATARLAAQAPQWEPGSAAGYHSLTQGFLVGEVVRRITGRMPGEFFADEIAGPLGADFHMGLPERDDPRVAPAVPPPSRDEDYTAGAAATSAPASEAGAHADTPAPSTSPASSAAPAPTALRVRDGNSAAWRRAQIPAASGFGNARSVALVQSVPACGGSVGGVRLLSRAGCERAWAEQFAGQDRRLGMPVSWGLGYGRFGGTYGWGGWGGSTVMIEPESRVAVAYVTNQMREPAADTRGMEMLMAAYDGLKGLRA
- a CDS encoding L,D-transpeptidase, with the protein product MTDSRRRRGLTVASALLGGVLVLSACSGGDSGGSDGGGGNSQAKADEAAAQKSSEAQIKITPADGTDNASINNSAAVTVSKGTLSSVTMTTADGKAVEGALSADKTSWKPNQQLERSTTYKVAAEAKDSGGLVAHENASFTTVSPNNSFIGNFTPEDGSTVGVGMPVSINFNKAITNKAAVQKGVTVTSTSGQEVVCHWFSTQRMDCRPQDYWKENSTVTLKLALDGVEGAKGVFGVQQKTVTFKIGRNQVSYVDAKTKQMKVTHNGAVVKTIPISAGSPDNKTYEGQMVMSEKFKETRMNGATVGFTDDDGKGEYDIKDVPHAIRLTNSGTFVHGNYWGAKSIFGSVNTSHGCVGLSDTKGADDKGTAGYWFFTNSIVGDVVVVKNTGDKTVAPDNGLNGWNMDWAQWKAGSAV
- a CDS encoding helix-turn-helix domain-containing protein is translated as MDERPEPASGASLDRRAELSEFLRTRRARLKPEDVGLPDFGRHRRVPGLRREELAQLAGVSVAYYTRLEQGNGRNVSSEVLDAIARALRLTDAEHAHLTHLAKPKQKKKQTARSPQARPALQQLLDAMDAVPAYVIGRRSEILAWNRMAAALFGDWGELPVAERNWARLTFLRPDYHDLFVDWEQKAIDIVCVLRMEAGCHPDDPRLSALVGELSVKSEDFRRLWATHDVKEKNHGVKRMTHPLVGDLSLNFEGFRLSDGSEQVLVTYHAEPGSASAEALRLLASWGADATRAGSRAPSA
- a CDS encoding NAD(P)-dependent alcohol dehydrogenase, with the translated sequence MTTTVAAYAAPTAKAPLERTTIERRSVREFDVLIDIEFAGICHSDIHQAREGWGEAIFPMVPGHEIAGVVSEVGPGVTGFAVGDRVGVGCLVDSCRECDSCKAGQEQYCTAGSVATYNAVGKDGEPTYGGYAQKIVVDENFVVRIPDGLALDVAAPLLCAGITTYSPLKRWNAGPGKKVAVLGMGGLGHMAVKIAHALGAEVTVLSQSLRKKDDGLKLGADHYYATSDEKTFQELSGSFDLILSTVSAPLDFNAYLSLLKAEGALVNVGAPEEPITLSLFSVIGGGKTLAGSMIGGIAETQEMLDFCAEHGLGAEIELIGAHEINDAYERVVASDVRYRFVIDASTI
- a CDS encoding ABC transporter permease, with amino-acid sequence MFFTYLRRELRRRRRAALVVASGLALGIALVVVVSSVSSGMGKAQDTVLESLYGLGTDMTVTKAASPTANASDRPRFRFDAQDDDSGARQSTDRVMVQGFQTLPAATVAQVGKQSGVSGAVGGLSLRVVKIDGQFTRGQFQQNGGTTGGGQGSRGGGRASGDPQGEVQGGGADFDVDSYSVYGADVTEPRLGPLTSSTITAGRTFKSTETDATVAVVDSAYARTKSLKVGSTLTVNGVKLSVIGIATADSGDAAADVYIPLTRAQTLADAKNKVTTIYVEASDSTKIDSVKATVQKNVPGTTVTTSADLADTVSGSLSTASSLAATVGRWLSVAVLIAAFLVAGLLTSSAVSRRVREFGTLKALGWKSGRVIRQVAGEAMVNGLLGGALGIALGLAGAYTVTAISPTLQARLGGGQDGPGAGGGFGAGRQAAARTLDVALTAPVSATTVAVAVVLAVGGGLVAGAFGGWRASRLRPADALRRVE